Below is a genomic region from Raphanus sativus cultivar WK10039 chromosome 4, ASM80110v3, whole genome shotgun sequence.
ATTGTGGTTCGCATGGATggcttaatttttatttttttatacagaTTTGAGAGCATATCTTTATGTCTCCCTGCTGTGGTGCCTAGGCTCTTAGTTGGACTCTTGGTTATTGTAAGACCTTTTGCTTCGATTCAGTTCTGGAAAATAATTGATTCAGTTGGGTGCTATCTTAGTTGCGTAGTGCTTATTTTCAGAATACATATTCAGTGGTTCGTTTGTTTCAATATAAAGATCTCAGTTGGGCCTTTATCTATTAGTTACTATGGGAGTTTTTGGATTCCATTGGTACTACTCCTGCGACTAAAACATTTGAGATTTAATCATGGCGACTGTATTGGTTTGGCAGGACTAATAGATTATTTCGTAGGCGTAGGCCTGATAATAACATATGGTAGAAATGGTTTGGTTCGTGTGGTAACAAGACATGAGGTTCACTGGTTTCTTCGGAAATACTGGAAGAGATGGGTTTTGGTCCCTCAAAGGTCTATTGTGTCATGGTACCAGCGAGTAGGAGGGGGAACTTGTTTGGGATTCTGTGTTTTGGAAAGTGGTTGGCAAGCGATGGATGAAGGGACATGTAAAAGGAATTTTTGGTTTTACTGGAACTATAATTGTGTAatgcatattttaattttggaaagatattttaacaatttaagATTCGGTTGTGTGTGGTTGATCAGTAGCTCCTCTTGTGAATGCGGggaattttatttaatacaattgGAAGGTGCTACGGTGGGTATCAAGGAGAGTACTCTCTGCtcggatattgaattttttatttggtGGAACTATAAGGTTTTGATATGGCTTACGAGGACTCGGAAGATGGGTTGTTTGGCTTTTATGAGATACCAAGACATCATTGAATCTGTATCTCCCAGCTCAATGGAgcttcttttaaaattttatatatgaaaattttaagttGGAATTGTCGGGGAGTGAGAAGTAAGTGGACTATGAGTTATCTTCGGGAAATATGGCAAAAATATAAACctgattttttatttctctcGGAAACAAAACAAGATGCAGCTTTTGTACAAGGATTGCAGGTCCATTTTGGTTATGATAATTTGGTTACAGTGGATCCGAATGGGAGGAGTGGTGGTTTAGCACTCTTCTATAATAATGAATTCCAAACTCAGATCCTGTATACGAGTAATAGGATGATAGATGTGGAGGCAGTCATCCTtggtaaaaaagtttttttttaacttttgtttaCGGAGATCCGGTACAAAAATTAAGAGACCAAGTATGGGAAAGACTGACACGGTACGGTTTGGCTAGATCTGAACCATGGTTTATAATTGGGGATTTGAACGAAATTACAGGTAATCATGAAAAAGAGGGAGGAGCTTTACGTAGTGCTAATTCTTTTATCCCTTTCAATGATATGATTAGGAACAGTGGACTCCTTGAGTTCCCGGCTAGGGGAAATAAAATGTCTTGGCAAGGTCGACGAGGAAAAGGCATAGGGGCTTTTACAGTCCGATGCCGACTAGATCGGGCACTAGCCAATGAGGAATGGCATACTCTGTTTCCGGCTTCTTATACAGAATATTTGGGAATGGTAGGGTCAGATCATCGACCGGTAGTTGCTATTATTGAGGACAAAGTGCACAGAAGAAAAGGGCAATTTCGGTTTGATAAAAGATGGATTGGACAGGAGGGTCTTTTGGAATCAATTACTTCGGGGTGGAAGGAATCTAATAACGGAATTGGGGAGGACTTTGTCTCGAAAATTAGTAATTGCAGACATGAGATTGCGGCTTGGAGAAAAAACAACCCACCGTACGGGAAGGAAAAAATAGCAGATCTTCAAAAGGCATTGGAAAAGGTTCAAACGGATGATTCTAGGTCTCAAGAGGAGATCATAGAGGTTTCTAAAAAATTACAGGATGCATATAAGGATGAAGAGGAGTACTGGCATCAGAAAAGTCGAAATATGTGGTATTCATCGGGGGATCTAAATACTAATTTCTATCATGCATTGACGAGGCAAAGACGGATACGTAATAGGATCGTGGGTCTTTATGATGAGGCAGAAAATTGGATAACGGATACAAATGGGGTCGAAAAGGTGGCAGTGGACTATTTTGGGAATCTTTTTACTTCTACAGAGCCTTCAGATTTTGATCATTTCCTGGAGGAGGTTACACCATCAATTTCCGTCCAGATGAATCAGCGTCTTTTACGAGTGGCAACGGAGGAGGAGGTGAAACAAGCTTTATTTATGATGCATCCGGAAAAAGCACCAGGACCGGACGGAATGACTGCTTTATTCTTTCAAGTTTCATGGCATATTATTAAGGATGATCTGGTTGAATTGGTGAATCATTTTTTAGCTACAGGAGAGATGGACCCCAGGTTAAATCTTACCAATACTTGTATGATTCCAAAAACGGAAAGACCTACAAGGATGACAGAGTTGAGACCCATTAGTCTCTGTAATGTAGGATATAAGATTATATCAAAAGTGTTATGCGAGAGATTGAAAATATGTCTTCCAAGACTTATTTCGGAAACACAATCGGCATTTGTACCAGGGCGGTTGATTTCAGATAATATTCTGATTGCACAAGAGATGTTTCATGGGTTGAGGACAAATAAATCTTGTCAAAATAAGTATATGGCGATAAAGACGGATATGAATAAAGCATATGATAGGGTGGAATGAGATTTTATACAAGCACTACTCAATAAATTGGGATTTGACCCACATTGGACGAAACTAATGATGGAATGTATATCCTCGGTTCAGTACCGAGTACTACTAAATGGTCAACCAAAGGGTCTTATAACCCCACATCGGGGACTTCGGCAGGGGGATCCACTATCCCCATATCTTTTTATCTTGTGCACTGAGGCTCTGATTGCCAATATTAAGAAAGCGGAGCAAGGAAAACAATTAACGGGAATGAAAGTAGCGAGAGCTTGTCCATCAATATCTCACCTACTGTTCGCGGACGATAGTCTCTTCTTTTGCAAGGCACAAAAAGATGAATGTGAGACTATTCTTAGGGTTTTGAAGGAATACGAGGTGGTGTCAGGTCAGCTAATAAACTTTGAAAAATCGTCCATTCAATTTGGACATAAGATCGAAGAATCTAGGAGACAGGAGATGAGAGATATATTGAGGATACAGAATATAGGAGGAATGGGATCTTATCTGGGGCTCCCGGAAAATTTAGGAGGATCGAAGGTACAAGTATTTAGTTTCGTACAAGATCGACTTGATACTAGGATCAATGGatggacttttagattttttactAAAGGAGGAAAAGAGGTGGTTATTAAGTCAGTGGTTACGGCCTTACCAAATCATGTAATGTCGTGTTATAGATTACCGCAAACTACTATAAAGAAGTTTACGAGCACAGTATCAAAGTTTTGGTGGAGTCCTGGGGGAAGCACCAAGGGCATGCACTGGAAATCATGGGACAAAGTGTGTATCCCTAAGGAAGAAGGTGGATTGGGTTTTAAAGATATTAAGAATTTCAATACAGCGATGCTTGGAAAGCAACTCTGGCGGCTAATAAATAAGCCGAATACTCTTTTTTCTAGAGTTTTTAAGGGTCGGTATttcaggaatgcttcacccctggaaccaATCCGTTCTTACTCCCCATCATATGGTTGGAGGAGTATTGtatctgctagatctctggttagcaaaggactaatcaaaagggtgggaacaggttcatctatctcagtatggaatgatccctggctcccaaccactcgcccaagaccagcaaacaaaaatcagCACAATCTGTTACCGGAACTTACCGTTGACGCTCTTATTATTCCCGGTTCTAGGACCTGGAATACACAAGTCATTCGGGCTTTGGTGGACCCACTGGATGCGAAGATTATCGAGAGTATACCACTCCGTAGAAATAGCATGGAAGATAAGGATGGTTGGCATTTTACTAACAATGGAAAATATACGGTAAAATCAGGATATGAATTGGAAAGGGTCTATCCAGACAAGGAGAAACAACCAGATTTCCATGGCCCGACAATAGATGCTTTCAAAGCTTTTTGTTGGCAGCTACGGTGTCCACCGAAAATGAAACATTTCCTCTGGCAGATTGTTTCAGGGTGTATGGCGGTTAAGAAGAATTTAAAAGCACGAGGGCTGCAAGGGGAGATTGTTTGTGATAGATGTGGGAATGTAGAGGAATCTCTAAACCATGTCTTTTTTGAATGCCCTCCAGCACGGCAAGTATGGGCTTTATCAAAGATACCAACAAATCCGGATGTCTTTCCTTCGGGATCGTTGTTTGCTAATATAGATCATTTATTCTGGCGAGTTCTACCCAAGATGGATGATCACCATTTTGCATGGAtactatggtatatttggaaagcaaggaacaaTAAGGTGTTTAGTAATCTGGATATCGATGTCAGTGAAACATTAAAGTTAGCTGAAACGGAGTCTACTATGTGGGCTGCGGCTCAGGAATTGGATCTAAGACATACTATAGCATCTCAGGGGCATCAAACTGTCACAATCCCAGGGCGATGGTGCTTTATCGATAGATCGTGGAAGGATAAAGATTTTTTCTCAGGACAAGTTTGGTATAGTACTTTGGAAGGATTTGAGGGACTAATGGGAGCACGAAATGTGCGGGCAAGTATGTCCCCCCTCCACTCGGAGGTAGAGGCtttaatttgggcaatggagtgtatgagaaatttacgacagtttcaggttacgtttgcaaccgattgttctcaattggtgaagatggtttcggaaccagaagagtggccagcattcgcaagttatctggaggatattaaGAGTCTACAAAACAGTTTTCATAGTTCACAGCTTattcatgtaccacgaacgGAGAATTCAaaggcggatcgtttagcacgcagtgccaggcagcaatcgtctttcgtcgttcacatggatgcagagctccCAGCTTGGTtcgcagagtctatatgagtctgtttgtttgatgacaaaaaaaaaagttaagtttgatttaggaaatagtttaataaataggaaaaaaaatgattccTTAAAGATagattcatttaattatttcagTGGCATGTCATTGTAAACAAGTTGGAAAACTTagggatattttatatttgtacttctgttttaataatatagatatattccataaataatCCTAACTTATaggtagataaattttaaagttaatttgaGAACATTCTGGTACATAGCTTattgtgaaagttaaatattttagtaaagtcTAGCATTTTACTTACCTTTTGTGTTTTCTCGATTCAAAGAACATCTTTTTGAGATTCTTTCTgtgtttaattcattaaatacccactaaatattttagatgtcagAGAAACGAAATTAATtgacaaaatattttctctccaaaaatcatgcatttaaaacttaatatttatggtgAGACTTGTCAACCAAAATTCTGGTGCAATCTATTCACGAGATGTTTTCCTTTAGCTTTATCAACAagatattccaaaaataaaattaccttataaatataagatttattgagaatttattaaagaatattttaaataaatctaacttgcgcaagaagactaatatttaattcaaatcagcttatgatattgtagatttaataactttatttattcaatttaaatatttattatgaaaaattaatattttctgctTTTCCTTCTAAACATgtattatactttataattgcttattatttatagttacaATAGCATACTAATGAGATGAACATTTTCTTTTGCAGGTCCTGATGTTGCAGTCATTAGGTGATATTTCCTCTGGTTCTTTGATTTTTGAGGAACTCCtttgtctaaaagaaaaagTCAAGAATATCATGACAATAGTCTTGAAGATCAACACTATGtcatttaacaattatattattacttatttattatttagttctcacaatttgccttgaatgaaaaatatgtccatatttatcacattaatgaTGATTGCAACATCACGTAACATATATTcatcatatttaattcaaaagattgattgataataattaaaaatgatttatgttaacacattaaattcaaaaaatctatatagcaataaaaaatgtaataaattgtacgaatataatatttgatactAACTTATCGTGCAACCATATCTACACtgttgtatatacatatatatatatatatatcttacattTTCTTATGGTCTACATTTTAAGttgttattattttcaaaacttaatCTAATGACGTTTTTTAGGAAAAAATATAACTTCTTCTGTTATCCGGAAGgacgatgatgaagaaaatattgaaactatTAAAGAAGCATGTTATTGGGCATCAGCAAAAAAGATCTACGCAAGTTGTTTTGTGTCCTATTGCTAACACATAGTATCACAAATCCAGAAAACGTTTGCAATTGCTACTTGGGAAAAACTATCACAAGATATATTATGCAACCAAAGAAAAGGTACGGATAAACCAAGTTAGCTcatgtttttatcaaaataaaatgttagtagatcaaattaatttttacatgTTCTTTCAGGCTTGCGTTTATCAGAAGATCAAATTAAGAGTTTATCTTTGGAGGAGATTGAATCAATCATGCGTTTGAACGAAAGCTCATTGACgttgtttaagttttgaaacGTGTTATCAATAGTATACTCTTCTATTGGTTAAGCTGTGGCTTTTGTTagattttctattaattaaattttttgttttacttttgtgGAATTCGCGATATTGTaatgatataaatcaataataaagatatttttctCACTATTAataggtgagagagagagagagagagagaggcagagagagggagaggagggagggagggagagagagagggatggcggagggaggagggaggagggaggatgagaggggagagagagagggagagagggagagaaagggggagagagggggagagagggggagagagggggagagagaggggggagagagaggagagggagagagagagagagagagagagagagagagagagagagagagagagagagagagagagagagagagagagagagagagagagagagattagtgTTTACGgtatatccaaaaaaatattgtataaaaatattgtataatatcgaattattttatattgtacaattgctaacaaaatttgacaattttttgcaggtttctatgggatttttttaatttataattgttcttcttattttatattacttatggattatatttaaaattttatcacattttcttttcaggtttctatgggattgtgatacctatgagatttttatcacatttttttaatatatcactatttcctgtatatttttcttacatttgttttttttattagttaacttttattaaaaacatactaatgatgttgatatcttttttactttagttaacattcatttgttttattcttatatactttttgtgactttttaagtttttttcagttttatattgaatttagttcacatagtttatgtgtacataatttatgttttaaaacataatttttcttttaaaaaattaagcgACAAAGAGCCTAATTAAACCgatccaaaaaaaacaaaccgaaccgaatataAACTAAACTGGACATAAAGCACACCGAACTAGACTAAATATGGTTTACTtcagttgaaaaaaatattaaatcgaactaaacaaaccaaccgaaccgaaaaagTAACGAATTTCACCCCTACTGCATCTTGGAGATTTGCGCAAATCATGTCTCAGCATTGAAACTCTCACTTGTTCCACATTCTCTTACATTTGAACTCAATcgatattatacaatatttttatacccGCACAGGATGCGGATCGGTCAcctagttttagtttaaaacataacttattataaatataaatataaataattccGCGCACGCGGATCAGCAGTAATCGAATATAAATTTAGTGATATTTAACTTAGACTAGGCGAAACAAAATATTGGTTAAGAAAGGAAAAGAGCCCACAGTTGTTATACAAAGACCCACTCTAGTCAAACCCAATAGAAGAATAAAAAGCCCATTTGAAGACGAGGGGTGTTGGTTCTTCTCTGCAGTTCCACACACACCTGCTTGATTTTCGTAGCTTGCCGCCTCTGGACTCGATTCTTCTCGTCATCAAATCTGATTcgtactaaaaaaaaaaaaaaaaaagctttccAATTCCCTTTGTCGATGAGGCGGAACGGAAGAAGAGAGCAAGGTCCGAGACACCCGGCTCCACCACCAACCCCAGGAACAAATACTCAGACAACCCACCCGATTTCGCCTCCCTCGCCTCCCTCTACCCTTCCTTCAAACCCTTCGTCTCCTtctcctccgcctcctcctctcGCCCCCGCATCGACTGGACCGACTACAACGCCACACGAGAGCTCACACGCGTCCTCCTCCTCCACGACCACTCCCTCACCTGGTGGATCCCCGACGGACAGCTCTGCCCGACCGTCCCCAACAGATCCAACTACATCCACTGGATCAACGACCTCCTCTCCTCCCCTCACATCCTCCCaacttcctcctcctcctccatagTAAAGGGCTTTGACATTGGTACTGGCGCCAACTGCATTTACCCTCTCCTCGGCGCTTCCCTTTTCGGTTGGAGTTTTGTCGGATCGGATGTTACTGACGTGGCACTAGAGTGGGCTGAGAAGAATGTTCGTAGCAATCCCCACGTTTCGGACCTCATCGAGATCAGAGACTCTCGTGAAGAAATACTCGTAGGCGTTGTAAAGGAATCGGAAACGTTCGACTTCTGTATGTGCAATCCTCCCTTTTTCGAAACATTCGAGGAAGCTGGACTTAACCCTAAAACCTCGTGCGGTGGAACTCGTGAGGAGATGGTTTGCGACGGTGGGGAGCAAGCTTTCGTCACGCGCATTATACAAGATAGTGCTGTCCTCAAGCAAAGATTCAAGCAAGCTCTTAGAttcttttgttttgcttttatcaTCCACTAGGTACTTTACTTACTCTCAATGTGTGATTGATTATTAGGTGGTACACTTCAATGCTTGGAAAGAAGGCTAACCTGAAGCTCTTGATATCAAAGCTTTGGGGAGTTGGCGTTACTGTTGTTAAGACCACTGAGTTTGTTCAAGGACAAACATCCCGTTGGGGCCTCGCTTGGTCTTTCATTCCCCCGGATAGGAAGATTGTAGCAGTACGAACTCCTCATGTATCCTCCAAGAACAGTCTTCTTTCTTTTATGCTTGAGGGCATTAAACGGGAGTACAGTGCTGCGGATGTGCTGCAATCAGTTGAAGGATTCTTCAAGAGCTGTGGCGCGTCGTCCAAATTAAACTCTTCTACCTTTTCTGTTGACGTACGTTTTTGTCTTTTGGAATCTGATATTTGTTTCTGCAGTATCTCAAACTCTTAACGGAGCTTTCGTTTTGTGTTGTTTATGCAGATTGTTGCGTCCAGTGACCAGTGCAACACAATAACCAATAGGGATAGTAGTGTGAGAAGCCAGACACTGGATGATGGCTCCAGTTTGCAACTCCCTCCTCAAGATGACCTATCTTTCCGCatcttggtttgttttggatttgatttaGTATTTTACATTAATTAAGGACTGCCTttgcatttttttatattggtGTTTGATGGAGAAATGTCTGGTGCAGGTGTTCCAGCAGATGCCAGGAACGTTGCTTATAAAAGGATCATTGCAGCATAAAGATAGTCCTCTCTCAGGTTAGCCGATTCACTTTGGTTCATGAACCTCTCACCAAAATTATCAAATACCAAAACTTTTGTTGCAAAGCTACTATTGTGAAGTCAACTTAATAGGTCATGTAATTTCGCATTTGCAGGGTTGTTCTCTGTTGTTTTTGGTTCGTTGGAGGAAAGTTTGAAGTCCAAATTTTGTCGGTGACCGGTTACAGAGTACTGTACTCACTTGAAGAATGGCATCTggtataaactatataaaattgaattataacGCTTCCATCTCAGACACAAGTAACATGTTCTTACTTACAACACAAGCGGTGTTTTGATTCCTTTGTAAAACGTTACATTTCCTCCAAACGGAGACAAGCAGATTTTTTTCAGCGAATCTAGTTGTGGATTAATGGTGTTGCAGAGAAGATgccaaaaaaaactatttcaatatcaattttaaaaactacaaaaaaattcaaaatctactTGTACAAAAAACACGTTAAACTTTTTGTGCTATAAAAAGACATGCCTCTCTCATTATATGAACACACATCCAATACAAACAAAAGACAACatctcttacttttttttttttgtgtttgaaaGTATTTAACATATCCTAGGTTCTACATATTTTGGTTCTCCAGTCCTGTGAAACTGAAG
It encodes:
- the LOC108849697 gene encoding uncharacterized protein LOC108849697, coding for KKKKSFPIPFVDEAERKKRARSETPGSTTNPRNKYSDNPPDFASLASLYPSFKPFVSFSSASSSRPRIDWTDYNATRELTRVLLLHDHSLTWWIPDGQLCPTVPNRSNYIHWINDLLSSPHILPTSSSSSIVKGFDIGTGANCIYPLLGASLFGWSFVGSDVTDVALEWAEKNVRSNPHVSDLIEIRDSREEILVGVVKESETFDFCMCNPPFFETFEEAGLNPKTSCGGTREEMVCDGGEQAFVTRIIQDSAVLKQRFKWYTSMLGKKANLKLLISKLWGVGVTVVKTTEFVQGQTSRWGLAWSFIPPDRKIVAVRTPHVSSKNSLLSFMLEGIKREYSAADVLQSVEGFFKSCGASSKLNSSTFSVDIVASSDQCNTITNRDSSVRSQTLDDGSSLQLPPQDDLSFRILVFQQMPGTLLIKGSLQHKDSPLSGLFSVVFGSLEESLKSKFCR